Proteins encoded in a region of the Planococcus citri chromosome 1, ihPlaCitr1.1, whole genome shotgun sequence genome:
- the LOC135833479 gene encoding general odorant-binding protein 19d-like has protein sequence MKVIACFFVWTLVMSMVLANDNAVVQKKKQFSDECKKELKTSDADYGILAKAEVPANEAQKCLLECIYKKFGLINKNGKVDAVAAEKLAELRFEKDKEHLTKAKEVIKKCQTDADKASTTEKCVLGKVIRNCIIKYGQNTAFLFKKA, from the exons ATGAAGGTAATCGCGTGCTTTTTTGTATGGACGTTGGTAATGTCAATGGTTTTG GCCAATGATAATGCGGTTGTACAGAAGAAGAAACAATTTTCTGATGAATGTAAAAAAGAACTGAAAACTAGCGATG ctGATTATGGTATCTTGGCCAAAGCTGAAGTACCTGCCAACGAAGCTCAAAAA tgtttgcTAGAATGCATCTACAAAAAGTTTGGACTG attAATAAAAATGGCAAAGTGGACGCTGTAGCTGCAGAAAAATTGGCCGAATTGAGATTCGAAAAAGATAAGGAGCATTTGACCAAAGCTAAAGAAgtcattaaaaaatgtcaaactgATG CTGACAAAGCATCTACTACTGAAAAATGTGTCCTCGGGAAAGTCATCAGAAACTGTATTATAAAATATGGTCAAAAC ACTGCTTTCTTGTTCAAAAAAGCCTAA